The following are from one region of the Juglans regia cultivar Chandler chromosome 10, Walnut 2.0, whole genome shotgun sequence genome:
- the LOC109001572 gene encoding ABC transporter D family member 1-like isoform X1, with amino-acid sequence MPSLQLLQLTEHGRGFVASRRKTLLLATGILAAGGTAAYVQSRFSCRKPNSFSHYNGLNDAKQKSEKVPRDDNNVKKTKRKKGGLKSIQVLAGVLLFEMGKMGTRDLLALLAMVVLRTALGNRLAKVQGFLFRAAFLRRVPLFFRLISENIILCFLLSAMHSTSNYITGTLSLRFRKILTRLIHAHYFENMAYYKISHVDGRINNPEQRIASDVPRFCSELSELVQDDLTAVTDGLLYTWRLCSYASPKYVFWILAYVAGAGAMIRNFSPAFGKLMSEEQQLEGDYRQLHSRLRTHAESIAFYGGERREESHIQQKFKTLIRHMSVVLHDHWWFGMIQDFLLKYLGATVAVILIIEPFFSGHLRPDTSTIGRAEMLSNLRYHTSVIISLFQSLGTLSISSRRLNRLSGYADRIHELIITSRELSMVNDKSSPQRDGSSNYISEANYIEFAGVKVVTPSGNVLVDDLSLRVESGSNLLITGPNGSGKSSLFRVLGGLWPLVSGHIAKPGVGSDLNKEIFYVPQRPYTAVGTLRDQLIYPHTVDQEVEPLTPSEMVELLKNVDLEYLLERYPPEKEINWGDELSLGEQQRLGMARLFYHKPKFAILDECTSAVTTDMEERFCAKVRAMGTSCITISHRPALVAFHDVVLSLDGEGGWSVHFKIEDSPVLSEADITMVKSPDTERQSGAMAVQRAFATAGKVKILNFSCCHGCLLLYHCTLYNPSILCVQNSTRSSSKAQSYITEVIAVSPPVNETVPLAVFPQIQMTPRLLSLRVAAMFKILVPTLLDRQGAQFLAVALLVVSRTWISDRIASLNGTTVKFVLEQDKASFIRLIGVSVLQSAASSFVAPSLRHLKARLALGWRIRLTQHLLKNYLRNNAFYKVFQMSSKNIDADQRITHDLEKLTTDLSGLVTGMVKPSVDILWFTWRMKLLTGQRGVAILYAYMLLGLGFLRTVAPDFGDLASKEQQLEGTFRFMHERLRTHAESVAFFGGGAREKAMIESRFRELLNHSMSLLKKKWLFGMLDDFTTKQLPHNVTWGLSLLYAMEHKGDRALVSTQGELAHALRFLASVVSQSFLAFGDILELHKKFLELSGGINRIFELEELLHAAQSADSMSDIKSPLDRRDHYSEDSISFFEVDTITPAQKMLARQLTCDIVPGKSLLVTGPNGSGKSSVFRVLRGLWPVVSGRLTKPSQGIDEVAGSGCGVFYVPQRPYTCLGTLRDQIIYPLSYEEAELRALKLYGKGQNTPDTKIVLDSCLKTILENVRLNYLLDRDEGGWDASLNWEDTLSLGEQQRLGMARLFFHKPKFGILDECTNATSVDVEEHLYRLATNLGITVVTSSQRPALIPFHSMELRLIDGEGNWELRLIKR; translated from the exons ATGCCTTCTCTTCAACTTTTGCAATTAACTGAGCATGGTAGAGGTTTTGTGGCTTCGAGAAG GAAAACTCTACTTCTTGCCACTGGTATCCTAGCTGCTGGAGGAACTGCTGCATATGTTCAATCAAGGTTTAGCTGTAGAAAGCCCAATTCTTTTAGTCATTATAATGGGCTTAATGATGCTAAACAAAAATCAGAGAAGGTGCCTAGGGATGACAATAATGTAAAGAAAACGAAACGAAAGAAAGGAGGATTGAAGTCAATTCAAGTCCTTGCTGGAGTCCTACTGTTTGAGATGGGAAAAATGGGTACGAGGGACCTCTTAGCTTTACTGGCCATGGTG GTGTTGCGAACTGCTTTAGGAAACAGGCTGGCAAAAGTGCAGGGATTTTTATTCCGCGCTGCTTTTCTTCGACGTGTACCATTATTTTTCCGGTTGatttctgaaaatattatattatgttttcttctttcagcCATGCATTCGACCTCAAATTACATTACAGGGACCCTTAGTTTGCGGTTCAGAAAGATATTGACGAGACTTATCCATGCTCATTATTTTGAG AATATGGCTTATTACAAAATATCACATGTTGATGGACGGATAAATAATCCTGAACAACGAATTGCAAGTGATGTACCAAGGTTCTGTTCAGAGTTGAGTGAGCTTGTACAGGATGATCTAACCGCAGTGACTGATGGTCTGCTCTATACTTGGCGTCTATGTTCTTATGCCAGCCCCAAATATGTCTTCTGGATTTTG GCCTACGTAGCAGGAGCAGGGGCCATGATTAGAAACTTTTCTCCTGCTTTTGGGAAACTTATGTCTGAAGAACAACAATTGGAAGGAGACTATCGACAACTCCATTCACGATTAAGGACACATGCAGAAAGTATAGCATTTTATGGCGGAGAAAGGAGAGAAGAATCTCATATTCAGCAGAAGTTTAAAACCCTGATTAGGCACATGAGTGTTGTCCTTCATGATCATTGGTGGTTTGGCATGATTCAGGATTTCTTACTAAAGTATCTTGGTGCTACAGTTGCCGTTATCTTAATCATTGAGCCCTTCTTTTCTGGCCATCTGCGACCTGACACTTCAACCATTGGTCGTGCAGAGATGTTGAGCAATTTAAGATACCATACGAGTGTTATAATTTCACTATTTCAGTCTCTTGGGACTCTTTCTATTAGTTCAAGACGACTTAATCGTCTCAG TGGTTATGCTGACCGCATTCATGAGTTAATCATCACATCAAGAGAGCTAAGTATGGTTAATGATAAATCTTCTCCGCAGAGAGATGGGAGCTCTAATTACATTAGTGAAGCTAATTACATTGAGTTTGCTGGTGTCAAG GTTGTTACCCCCTCTGGTAATGTCTTGGTGGATGATTTGTCTCTTAGGGTTGAATCAGGATCTAATCTTTTGATTACAG GTCCCAATGGTAGTGGAAAGAGCTCACTTTTTCGAGTTTTAGGAGGCCTCTGGCCTCTGGTATCTGGCCACATTGCGAAACCTGGGGTTGGTTCTGATCTTAATAAGGAGATTTTCTATGTGCCACAACGACCATACACTGCTGTAGGAACACTTAGGGATCAGTTAATTTATCCTCATACTGTAGATCAAGAGGTTGAGCCTCTCACTCCTAGTGAAATGGTGGAGCTattgaaaaat GTTGACCTTGAGTACCTGTTAGAGCGTTACCCACCTGAAAAAGAGATTAACTGGGGAGATGAACTATCTCTGGGCGAGCAACAAAGATTGGGGATGGCCAGACTGTTCTACCATAAGCCTAAATTTGCAATTCTTGATGAGTGCACGAGTGCAGTCACAACTGATATGGAGGAACGCTTTTGCGCGAAAGTCCGAGCAATGGGAACATCATGCATAACTATATCACATCGACCAGCACTAGTTGCATTTCATGACGTGGTGTTGTCTTTGGATGGTGAAGGAGGCTGGAGTGTTCATTTTAAAAT AGAAGATTCTCCTGTCCTTAGCGAAGCAGATATAACTATGGTGAAGAGTCCTGACACAGAACGCCAGAGTGGTGCAATGGCTGTACAACGAGCATTTGCGACAGCTGGAaaggttaaaattttaaatttcagttGTTGTCATGGCTGTCTTCTTTTATACCATTGTACTTTATACAACCCTTCAATTCTTTGTGTCCAGAATTCTACTCGCTCAAGTTCCAAAGCACAATCATACATAACTGAGGTGATAGCAGTGTCTCCTCCTGTGAATGAAACAGTTCCATTGGCAGTGTTTCCACAAATCCAAATGACTCCAAGGTTATTGTCATTGAGAGTAGCTGCCATGTTCAAAATACtg GTACCAACATTACTTGATAGACAAGGAGCACAATTCCTTGCGGTTGCTCTTCTCGTTGTATCAAGAACATGGATCTCTGATCGAATTGCCTCACTGAAtg GAACCACCGTGAAGTTTGTTTTGGAGCAGGATAAGGCATCCTTTATTCGGCTAATTGGTGTTAGTGTTCTTCAAAGTGCTGCTTCTTCTTTCGTTGCACCTTCTTTAAG GCACTTGAAAGCCAGGCTGGCCCTTGGGTGGAGGATCCGTTTGACTCAACATTTACTGAAGAACTATTTGAGAAATAATGCATTTTATAAG GTCTTTCAAATGTCAAGCAAAAATATTGATGCAGATCAGAGAATAACTCATGATCTGGAAAAGTTGACCACTGATTTGTCGGGACTGGTTACTGGAATGGTAAAGCCATCTGTGGACATTCTCTG GTTCACGTGGAGAATGAAGCTGTTAACAGGTCAGAGGGGAGTTGCCATATTGTATGCCTATATGTTACTGGGTCTGGGTTTTCTAAGAACTGTTGCTCCTGACTTCGGTGATCTGGCAAGTAAAGAACAACAACTTGAAGGAACCTTTAG GTTCATGCATGAAAGACTGCGCACTCATGCTGAATCTGTTGCTTTCTTTGGGGGTGGTGCTCGAGAAAAAGCT ATGATTGAGTCGAGATTCAGGGAGCTTCTCAATCACTCCATGTcacttttgaaaaagaaatggcTGTTTGGCATGCTTGATGATTTTACCACAAAGCAACTCCCACATAATGTGACTTGGGGGTTGAGCTTGTTATATGCCATGGAACACAAGGGTGACCGAGCGTTGGTTTCTACTCAGG gTGAGCTGGCACATGCATTGCGGTTCTTAGCTTCTGTTGTATCTCAAAGCTTTTTAGCTTTTGGTGACATTCTTGAATTGCATAAAAAATTCCTTGAGCTCTCTGGTGGCATTAACCGAATTTTTGAGCTTGAAGAGCTTCTACATGCTGCACAGTCTG CGGACTCTATGTCTGATATCAAGTCACCATTAGACAGGAGAGATCATTACTCTGAAGACAGCATTTCCTTCTTTGAAGTGGATACCATTACCCCAGCACAGAAAATGTTGGCTAGGCAGTTGACATGTGACATAGTACCAGGGAAAAGCCTGCTTGTTACTG GTCCAAATGGGAGTGGGAAAAGTTCAGTCTTCAGAGTCCTTAGAGGTCTATGGCCTGTTGTAAGCGGAAGACTCACTAAACCATCCCAAGGTATCGATGAAGTGGCCGGATCTGGCTGTGGTGTTTTCTATGTTCCTCAGCGACCTTACACATGCTTAGGAACCCTGAGGGATCAAATTATATATCCTCTCTCCTATGAGGAGGCGGAATTGAGGGCATTAAAGTTGTATGGAAAAG GTCAAAACACTCCTGACACCAAGATTGTACTGGATTCATGCTTGAAAACTATTTTGGAGAATGTTCGATTAAATTATCTTTTGGATAGAGATGAAGGTGGTTGGGATGCTAGTCTAAATTGGGAAGATACTCTTTCTCTTGGAGAACAGCAGAGATTGGGCATG GCACGCTTATTCTTTCACAAGCCTAAATTTGGCATCCTTGATGAGTGCACCAA CGCAACCAGTGTTGATGTCGAAGAACACCTTTATAGGCTTGCAACAAATTTGGGCATCACAGTTGTTACCTCCTCACAA CGTCCGGCCCTAATACCATTCCATTCCATGGAATTACGGCTAATTGATGGTGAGGGCAACTGGGAACTTCGTTTGATCAAGCGATGA
- the LOC109001572 gene encoding ABC transporter D family member 1-like isoform X2, whose translation MPSLQLLQLTEHGRGFVASRRKTLLLATGILAAGGTAAYVQSRFSCRKPNSFSHYNGLNDAKQKSEKVPRDDNNVKKTKRKKGGLKSIQVLAGVLLFEMGKMGTRDLLALLAMVVLRTALGNRLAKVQGFLFRAAFLRRVPLFFRLISENIILCFLLSAMHSTSNYITGTLSLRFRKILTRLIHAHYFENMAYYKISHVDGRINNPEQRIASDVPRFCSELSELVQDDLTAVTDGLLYTWRLCSYASPKYVFWILAYVAGAGAMIRNFSPAFGKLMSEEQQLEGDYRQLHSRLRTHAESIAFYGGERREESHIQQKFKTLIRHMSVVLHDHWWFGMIQDFLLKYLGATVAVILIIEPFFSGHLRPDTSTIGRAEMLSNLRYHTSVIISLFQSLGTLSISSRRLNRLSGYADRIHELIITSRELSMVNDKSSPQRDGSSNYISEANYIEFAGVKVVTPSGNVLVDDLSLRVESGSNLLITGPNGSGKSSLFRVLGGLWPLVSGHIAKPGVGSDLNKEIFYVPQRPYTAVGTLRDQLIYPHTVDQEVEPLTPSEMVELLKNVDLEYLLERYPPEKEINWGDELSLGEQQRLGMARLFYHKPKFAILDECTSAVTTDMEERFCAKVRAMGTSCITISHRPALVAFHDVVLSLDGEGGWSVHFKIEDSPVLSEADITMVKSPDTERQSGAMAVQRAFATAGKNSTRSSSKAQSYITEVIAVSPPVNETVPLAVFPQIQMTPRLLSLRVAAMFKILVPTLLDRQGAQFLAVALLVVSRTWISDRIASLNGTTVKFVLEQDKASFIRLIGVSVLQSAASSFVAPSLRHLKARLALGWRIRLTQHLLKNYLRNNAFYKVFQMSSKNIDADQRITHDLEKLTTDLSGLVTGMVKPSVDILWFTWRMKLLTGQRGVAILYAYMLLGLGFLRTVAPDFGDLASKEQQLEGTFRFMHERLRTHAESVAFFGGGAREKAMIESRFRELLNHSMSLLKKKWLFGMLDDFTTKQLPHNVTWGLSLLYAMEHKGDRALVSTQGELAHALRFLASVVSQSFLAFGDILELHKKFLELSGGINRIFELEELLHAAQSADSMSDIKSPLDRRDHYSEDSISFFEVDTITPAQKMLARQLTCDIVPGKSLLVTGPNGSGKSSVFRVLRGLWPVVSGRLTKPSQGIDEVAGSGCGVFYVPQRPYTCLGTLRDQIIYPLSYEEAELRALKLYGKGQNTPDTKIVLDSCLKTILENVRLNYLLDRDEGGWDASLNWEDTLSLGEQQRLGMARLFFHKPKFGILDECTNATSVDVEEHLYRLATNLGITVVTSSQRPALIPFHSMELRLIDGEGNWELRLIKR comes from the exons ATGCCTTCTCTTCAACTTTTGCAATTAACTGAGCATGGTAGAGGTTTTGTGGCTTCGAGAAG GAAAACTCTACTTCTTGCCACTGGTATCCTAGCTGCTGGAGGAACTGCTGCATATGTTCAATCAAGGTTTAGCTGTAGAAAGCCCAATTCTTTTAGTCATTATAATGGGCTTAATGATGCTAAACAAAAATCAGAGAAGGTGCCTAGGGATGACAATAATGTAAAGAAAACGAAACGAAAGAAAGGAGGATTGAAGTCAATTCAAGTCCTTGCTGGAGTCCTACTGTTTGAGATGGGAAAAATGGGTACGAGGGACCTCTTAGCTTTACTGGCCATGGTG GTGTTGCGAACTGCTTTAGGAAACAGGCTGGCAAAAGTGCAGGGATTTTTATTCCGCGCTGCTTTTCTTCGACGTGTACCATTATTTTTCCGGTTGatttctgaaaatattatattatgttttcttctttcagcCATGCATTCGACCTCAAATTACATTACAGGGACCCTTAGTTTGCGGTTCAGAAAGATATTGACGAGACTTATCCATGCTCATTATTTTGAG AATATGGCTTATTACAAAATATCACATGTTGATGGACGGATAAATAATCCTGAACAACGAATTGCAAGTGATGTACCAAGGTTCTGTTCAGAGTTGAGTGAGCTTGTACAGGATGATCTAACCGCAGTGACTGATGGTCTGCTCTATACTTGGCGTCTATGTTCTTATGCCAGCCCCAAATATGTCTTCTGGATTTTG GCCTACGTAGCAGGAGCAGGGGCCATGATTAGAAACTTTTCTCCTGCTTTTGGGAAACTTATGTCTGAAGAACAACAATTGGAAGGAGACTATCGACAACTCCATTCACGATTAAGGACACATGCAGAAAGTATAGCATTTTATGGCGGAGAAAGGAGAGAAGAATCTCATATTCAGCAGAAGTTTAAAACCCTGATTAGGCACATGAGTGTTGTCCTTCATGATCATTGGTGGTTTGGCATGATTCAGGATTTCTTACTAAAGTATCTTGGTGCTACAGTTGCCGTTATCTTAATCATTGAGCCCTTCTTTTCTGGCCATCTGCGACCTGACACTTCAACCATTGGTCGTGCAGAGATGTTGAGCAATTTAAGATACCATACGAGTGTTATAATTTCACTATTTCAGTCTCTTGGGACTCTTTCTATTAGTTCAAGACGACTTAATCGTCTCAG TGGTTATGCTGACCGCATTCATGAGTTAATCATCACATCAAGAGAGCTAAGTATGGTTAATGATAAATCTTCTCCGCAGAGAGATGGGAGCTCTAATTACATTAGTGAAGCTAATTACATTGAGTTTGCTGGTGTCAAG GTTGTTACCCCCTCTGGTAATGTCTTGGTGGATGATTTGTCTCTTAGGGTTGAATCAGGATCTAATCTTTTGATTACAG GTCCCAATGGTAGTGGAAAGAGCTCACTTTTTCGAGTTTTAGGAGGCCTCTGGCCTCTGGTATCTGGCCACATTGCGAAACCTGGGGTTGGTTCTGATCTTAATAAGGAGATTTTCTATGTGCCACAACGACCATACACTGCTGTAGGAACACTTAGGGATCAGTTAATTTATCCTCATACTGTAGATCAAGAGGTTGAGCCTCTCACTCCTAGTGAAATGGTGGAGCTattgaaaaat GTTGACCTTGAGTACCTGTTAGAGCGTTACCCACCTGAAAAAGAGATTAACTGGGGAGATGAACTATCTCTGGGCGAGCAACAAAGATTGGGGATGGCCAGACTGTTCTACCATAAGCCTAAATTTGCAATTCTTGATGAGTGCACGAGTGCAGTCACAACTGATATGGAGGAACGCTTTTGCGCGAAAGTCCGAGCAATGGGAACATCATGCATAACTATATCACATCGACCAGCACTAGTTGCATTTCATGACGTGGTGTTGTCTTTGGATGGTGAAGGAGGCTGGAGTGTTCATTTTAAAAT AGAAGATTCTCCTGTCCTTAGCGAAGCAGATATAACTATGGTGAAGAGTCCTGACACAGAACGCCAGAGTGGTGCAATGGCTGTACAACGAGCATTTGCGACAGCTGGAaag AATTCTACTCGCTCAAGTTCCAAAGCACAATCATACATAACTGAGGTGATAGCAGTGTCTCCTCCTGTGAATGAAACAGTTCCATTGGCAGTGTTTCCACAAATCCAAATGACTCCAAGGTTATTGTCATTGAGAGTAGCTGCCATGTTCAAAATACtg GTACCAACATTACTTGATAGACAAGGAGCACAATTCCTTGCGGTTGCTCTTCTCGTTGTATCAAGAACATGGATCTCTGATCGAATTGCCTCACTGAAtg GAACCACCGTGAAGTTTGTTTTGGAGCAGGATAAGGCATCCTTTATTCGGCTAATTGGTGTTAGTGTTCTTCAAAGTGCTGCTTCTTCTTTCGTTGCACCTTCTTTAAG GCACTTGAAAGCCAGGCTGGCCCTTGGGTGGAGGATCCGTTTGACTCAACATTTACTGAAGAACTATTTGAGAAATAATGCATTTTATAAG GTCTTTCAAATGTCAAGCAAAAATATTGATGCAGATCAGAGAATAACTCATGATCTGGAAAAGTTGACCACTGATTTGTCGGGACTGGTTACTGGAATGGTAAAGCCATCTGTGGACATTCTCTG GTTCACGTGGAGAATGAAGCTGTTAACAGGTCAGAGGGGAGTTGCCATATTGTATGCCTATATGTTACTGGGTCTGGGTTTTCTAAGAACTGTTGCTCCTGACTTCGGTGATCTGGCAAGTAAAGAACAACAACTTGAAGGAACCTTTAG GTTCATGCATGAAAGACTGCGCACTCATGCTGAATCTGTTGCTTTCTTTGGGGGTGGTGCTCGAGAAAAAGCT ATGATTGAGTCGAGATTCAGGGAGCTTCTCAATCACTCCATGTcacttttgaaaaagaaatggcTGTTTGGCATGCTTGATGATTTTACCACAAAGCAACTCCCACATAATGTGACTTGGGGGTTGAGCTTGTTATATGCCATGGAACACAAGGGTGACCGAGCGTTGGTTTCTACTCAGG gTGAGCTGGCACATGCATTGCGGTTCTTAGCTTCTGTTGTATCTCAAAGCTTTTTAGCTTTTGGTGACATTCTTGAATTGCATAAAAAATTCCTTGAGCTCTCTGGTGGCATTAACCGAATTTTTGAGCTTGAAGAGCTTCTACATGCTGCACAGTCTG CGGACTCTATGTCTGATATCAAGTCACCATTAGACAGGAGAGATCATTACTCTGAAGACAGCATTTCCTTCTTTGAAGTGGATACCATTACCCCAGCACAGAAAATGTTGGCTAGGCAGTTGACATGTGACATAGTACCAGGGAAAAGCCTGCTTGTTACTG GTCCAAATGGGAGTGGGAAAAGTTCAGTCTTCAGAGTCCTTAGAGGTCTATGGCCTGTTGTAAGCGGAAGACTCACTAAACCATCCCAAGGTATCGATGAAGTGGCCGGATCTGGCTGTGGTGTTTTCTATGTTCCTCAGCGACCTTACACATGCTTAGGAACCCTGAGGGATCAAATTATATATCCTCTCTCCTATGAGGAGGCGGAATTGAGGGCATTAAAGTTGTATGGAAAAG GTCAAAACACTCCTGACACCAAGATTGTACTGGATTCATGCTTGAAAACTATTTTGGAGAATGTTCGATTAAATTATCTTTTGGATAGAGATGAAGGTGGTTGGGATGCTAGTCTAAATTGGGAAGATACTCTTTCTCTTGGAGAACAGCAGAGATTGGGCATG GCACGCTTATTCTTTCACAAGCCTAAATTTGGCATCCTTGATGAGTGCACCAA CGCAACCAGTGTTGATGTCGAAGAACACCTTTATAGGCTTGCAACAAATTTGGGCATCACAGTTGTTACCTCCTCACAA CGTCCGGCCCTAATACCATTCCATTCCATGGAATTACGGCTAATTGATGGTGAGGGCAACTGGGAACTTCGTTTGATCAAGCGATGA
- the LOC118349628 gene encoding uncharacterized protein LOC118349628, translating to MGTSQQFSSLSCKLTIKQAKQVELRSTGSLFVRYYLSAGNNKRIRLNSREISSRSDLYWNESFSLDCFATHDTMDNLKQENVVFELRWRSNKVPVLGRNIIGGSKLLGRAEIPWKEVYESPNMEMEKWVTMIPTSGSRVLVEGVKPPKLQVGMKVQVPAMVEKEIRRRSNYGKGKKSWDESCGCKDGHGHGCTSCEDYNIFALAAALEAF from the coding sequence atgggtaCTTCTCAGCAGTTTTCCTCTCTTAGCTGTAAACTAACCATCAAACAAGCAAAACAAGTGGAATTGAGGTCCACGGGTTCTCTCTTTGTTAGATACTATCTTTCTGCAGGAAACAACAAAAGAATTCGGCTAAACAGTCGAGAAATCTCCTCCAGGTCCGATCTGTATTGGAACGAGTCCTTCTCATTGGATTGCTTTGCTACCCACGACACCATGGACAACCTAAAGCAAGAAAACGTGGTTTTCGAGCTCCGGTGGAGATCAAACAAAGTGCCTGTTCTTGGGAGGAATATTATTGGGGGCTCAAAACTCTTGGGTAGGGCAGAGATTCCATGGAAAGAAGTCTATGAGTCACCAAACATGGAGATGGAGAAGTGGGTCACGATGATTCCCACGAGTGGATCGCGTGTGCTTGTTGAAGGTGTCAAACCACCTAAGCTGCAAGTGGGAATGAAAGTTCAAGTTCCTGCAATGGTGGAAAAGGAGATCAGGAGGAGATCAAATTATGGGAAGGGAAAGAAATCATGGGATGAGTCATGTGGATGCAAAGATGGTCATGGGCATGGCTGCACTAGTTGTgaagattataatatttttgcactagcggCTGCTTTGGAGGCATTTTAA